One genomic region from Bradyrhizobium icense encodes:
- a CDS encoding branched-chain amino acid ABC transporter permease: MDDYLVSVFSNIGVISFVALSAYLLLLTGEISFGQQAFFAIGAYAAGMATAMWGWPLALGIAWGAAAGAACAVSLGIPTLRLRGLQFSIATLAFAEMVRILFELFRYQVDIDGEPVGPNGTDGFRSIRYIFDHNIETFDFMILIYTMLAVTLAGFMLLERSRLGVIFRMIGEDATLASLQGIAVARYKVLAAGIAGALAAVGGGLYAHLTTYVEPRTFDVMLGVHSLAYGLIGGLGTALGPLLGVVIDVGLLESVRLFAGYRMIIFGGLVALLLIVRPRGLLDERLVHGIGRLLRNTISGSTRTRRGPR, encoded by the coding sequence ATGGATGACTATCTGGTCAGCGTATTTTCCAACATCGGGGTCATCTCGTTCGTCGCGCTGTCCGCCTATCTCCTGCTGCTCACCGGAGAAATTTCCTTCGGGCAGCAGGCGTTCTTTGCAATCGGCGCGTATGCAGCCGGCATGGCTACTGCGATGTGGGGCTGGCCGCTGGCGCTGGGTATTGCCTGGGGCGCAGCGGCGGGTGCAGCTTGCGCCGTATCGCTTGGCATCCCGACATTGCGGCTTCGCGGACTTCAGTTCTCGATCGCGACGCTTGCGTTCGCCGAGATGGTGCGAATCCTGTTCGAGCTGTTCCGTTATCAGGTTGACATCGACGGCGAACCGGTTGGACCCAACGGCACTGACGGCTTTCGCAGTATCCGTTACATCTTCGATCACAACATCGAAACTTTCGATTTCATGATACTGATCTATACGATGCTGGCGGTCACGCTTGCAGGCTTTATGCTGCTCGAACGCTCGCGGCTTGGCGTCATCTTCCGCATGATCGGTGAGGATGCGACGCTTGCCTCACTGCAGGGGATAGCGGTCGCCCGCTACAAGGTTCTCGCGGCCGGCATCGCCGGCGCGCTCGCCGCGGTCGGCGGCGGCCTCTACGCCCATCTGACCACCTATGTGGAGCCGCGAACCTTCGATGTCATGCTCGGTGTGCATTCCCTTGCCTATGGTCTGATCGGCGGGCTCGGCACTGCGCTTGGACCGCTGCTCGGGGTCGTCATCGACGTCGGGCTCCTCGAGTCAGTGCGACTGTTTGCGGGCTACCGCATGATCATTTTCGGCGGTCTGGTTGCGTTGCTGCTGATCGTTCGTCCGCGCGGCCTGCTTGATGAGCGGCTGGTGCACGGAATTGGCCGATTGCTCCGGAACACGATATCCGGATCGACCCGAACAAGACGAGGACCGCGATGA
- a CDS encoding branched-chain amino acid ABC transporter permease, giving the protein MDLLDLFDAVQSVADGLLFGSTYALLGIGFTLIFGVMHKINLSYAAASIGAAYGSLLLLSGFTAPAIIVFMAAALCGGVIGALVYFIGFKFIPVANPLATLMSTVGLLLLIDEIIVHTTEGVPLAYPALYSDVVVRLGPFMLRGDLMFVFLLGCACMVLFLLLLYRTRLGIATRAVSQQPIASQLCGISILQVNVLTFVVTGMLGGIAGAMSGAAIGMLSPLLAQPLTVKGLIVTVIGGLGSIPGAIIAGLIVGGLESLFQFLRGVTERDLYIMMLLFAFLVFRPGGIFAKAAGRD; this is encoded by the coding sequence GTGGACCTGCTTGATCTGTTCGATGCCGTGCAGTCCGTCGCCGACGGGTTGCTGTTCGGCTCCACCTACGCGCTGCTCGGAATAGGTTTCACGCTCATCTTCGGTGTGATGCACAAGATCAACCTTTCCTATGCCGCAGCGTCGATCGGCGCTGCTTACGGAAGCCTGCTGCTTCTCAGCGGCTTCACAGCGCCGGCCATCATCGTCTTCATGGCCGCGGCGCTATGCGGCGGGGTGATCGGTGCGCTCGTCTATTTCATCGGCTTTAAGTTCATCCCCGTCGCCAATCCGCTGGCCACCTTGATGTCGACTGTCGGCCTGTTGCTGCTGATCGACGAGATTATCGTGCACACGACCGAAGGCGTGCCGCTCGCCTATCCGGCGTTGTATTCCGACGTGGTCGTGCGGCTTGGCCCGTTCATGCTGCGCGGCGACCTGATGTTCGTCTTCCTGCTTGGTTGTGCCTGCATGGTGCTGTTCCTGCTGCTGCTTTATCGGACCAGGCTGGGCATCGCCACGCGCGCCGTCTCGCAGCAGCCGATCGCCTCGCAGCTCTGTGGCATCAGCATCCTGCAGGTGAACGTTCTGACCTTCGTGGTCACCGGCATGCTGGGCGGAATTGCCGGTGCCATGAGCGGCGCGGCGATCGGCATGCTGTCGCCGCTGTTGGCTCAGCCGCTCACCGTCAAGGGCCTGATTGTCACCGTGATTGGCGGCCTCGGCAGCATACCAGGGGCGATCATCGCCGGCCTGATCGTGGGCGGGCTGGAGAGCCTGTTCCAGTTCCTGCGTGGTGTGACCGAACGAGACCTCTACATTATGATGCTCCTGTTCGCCTTCCTCGTGTTCCGGCCGGGAGGCATCTTCGCCAAGGCGGCCGGGCGCGACTGA
- a CDS encoding branched-chain amino acid ABC transporter permease, with protein sequence MIDLIQNTIDGVMIGSSYGLLALGFTVIFGVMRRLNLSYGPTVMIGAYFGTVLYLDFGAGPLAVAAAVVTGAVISGIYVERLCFAPMKAGAGIASMVSSFAIWMQLEQAAVLVLPRHTYPFPPLATGAALEIGPLLVRPDHLIMLASALLLAAVVQLAVYRTRFGLGLRAVIANPIAANLVGVDVGRLVMLAFAAASAIGGVAGFLVLAVDQQVTPMFGMWATLKGLIAMMIGGLGSIPGALLGGLLLGVVEVHSHWLFGPQVRDLFAYFMLFAFLVARPGGLLGRTADVELSHRV encoded by the coding sequence ATGATCGATCTCATCCAGAATACGATCGACGGCGTGATGATCGGCTCGTCCTACGGGCTGCTCGCGCTCGGCTTCACCGTCATCTTCGGCGTCATGCGGCGTCTCAACCTGTCCTACGGGCCCACCGTCATGATCGGCGCCTATTTCGGCACCGTGCTCTATCTGGACTTTGGCGCCGGGCCGCTCGCGGTCGCTGCGGCCGTTGTCACCGGAGCGGTGATCTCCGGCATCTACGTGGAACGGCTCTGCTTCGCACCGATGAAGGCCGGCGCCGGGATCGCGTCGATGGTGTCGAGTTTTGCGATCTGGATGCAACTGGAGCAGGCAGCGGTGCTGGTCCTGCCGCGTCACACCTACCCGTTCCCGCCGCTCGCGACCGGCGCCGCGCTCGAGATCGGTCCATTGCTCGTCCGTCCCGACCACCTGATCATGCTGGCGAGCGCGCTTCTGCTCGCCGCTGTTGTGCAGCTCGCGGTCTATCGCACGCGCTTCGGTCTTGGCCTGCGTGCGGTGATCGCCAACCCGATCGCGGCGAACCTGGTCGGCGTGGATGTCGGGCGCCTGGTCATGCTGGCGTTCGCCGCGGCATCGGCCATCGGAGGGGTGGCCGGTTTTCTCGTGTTGGCGGTCGACCAGCAGGTGACGCCGATGTTCGGCATGTGGGCAACGCTCAAGGGCCTGATCGCGATGATGATTGGCGGCCTCGGATCGATACCCGGCGCGCTGCTCGGCGGACTGCTGCTCGGCGTCGTCGAGGTGCACAGCCACTGGCTGTTCGGGCCCCAGGTGCGCGATTTGTTTGCCTATTTCATGCTGTTCGCTTTCCTTGTGGCGCGTCCGGGCGGCCTGCTCGGCCGCACGGCCGACGTCGAGCTGTCGCACAGGGTTTGA
- a CDS encoding branched-chain amino acid ABC transporter permease produces MDFYFGLAQVIGVHTLLGLSAYCVLLTGQVSLAQAAFFAIGAYVAAILTVIFKWHLFAALGVSAVVSGLTACAVGFPALRVKGLMLVVATLAFGEAVRLFFFNFTYQIQAGELKIGPHGAEGFRQIRYFPEHGWSTFDVLVFIWLMVAIVMACLWWLDRSRAGAVMRAVGEDEVAAHSSGINVTAVKVSAMTIGGVIAGIGGGIFAHYTTHIEHVQFGVILATFAIAYPILGGLSNVFGTLLAVIFIQGFLIEGLRFLGDWRNLLFGALIVLAMNLRPRGFLDAGGVASLKRMLFAGKESSGA; encoded by the coding sequence ATGGATTTCTATTTCGGTCTCGCGCAAGTCATCGGCGTCCATACGCTGCTGGGGCTCTCGGCTTACTGCGTGCTGCTCACCGGCCAGGTGAGCCTGGCGCAGGCGGCTTTCTTCGCCATCGGCGCCTATGTCGCGGCGATCCTCACCGTCATCTTCAAGTGGCATCTGTTTGCCGCGCTCGGCGTTTCCGCGGTCGTTTCCGGCCTGACCGCCTGCGCCGTCGGCTTCCCGGCGCTACGCGTGAAAGGATTGATGCTGGTCGTCGCCACGCTCGCCTTCGGCGAGGCCGTGCGTCTGTTCTTCTTCAATTTCACCTACCAGATCCAGGCGGGCGAGCTGAAGATCGGTCCGCACGGCGCCGAAGGTTTCCGCCAGATCCGCTATTTCCCGGAGCATGGCTGGTCCACCTTCGACGTCCTCGTATTCATCTGGCTGATGGTGGCGATCGTCATGGCATGCCTGTGGTGGCTCGATCGATCGCGCGCCGGCGCCGTGATGCGCGCGGTCGGTGAGGACGAGGTTGCGGCGCACAGCTCCGGCATCAACGTCACGGCGGTGAAGGTGTCGGCGATGACCATCGGTGGCGTCATCGCCGGAATCGGCGGTGGCATTTTTGCGCACTACACGACGCACATCGAGCATGTGCAGTTCGGCGTCATTCTGGCGACCTTCGCCATCGCCTATCCGATTCTCGGCGGGCTTTCGAACGTGTTCGGCACGTTGCTCGCCGTCATCTTCATCCAGGGCTTCCTGATCGAGGGCCTGCGCTTTCTCGGCGATTGGCGCAATTTGCTGTTCGGCGCGCTGATCGTGCTGGCGATGAACCTGCGGCCGCGCGGTTTTCTCGACGCGGGCGGCGTCGCCTCCCTGAAACGCATGCTGTTCGCGGGCAAGGAGAGTTCCGGTGCTTGA
- a CDS encoding metallophosphoesterase translates to MKLLVQIIDTLACDICVLTGDYRGKTYGPIEIAMEAVANLRAKITLPVYAVLGNHDTIEMVPRLEDMDIRVLMNQCEILKLGDEQLYLAD, encoded by the coding sequence ATGAAACTTTTGGTCCAGATCATCGATACGCTAGCGTGCGATATCTGCGTGCTGACCGGCGACTATCGGGGGAAGACTTATGGGCCGATCGAGATTGCCATGGAAGCCGTCGCTAACCTAAGGGCGAAGATAACATTGCCGGTCTACGCAGTCCTAGGAAACCACGACACCATTGAGATGGTCCCACGGCTGGAAGACATGGATATACGAGTACTGATGAATCAATGCGAGATCCTGAAACTCGGTGACGAGCAACTCTATCTGGCTGACTAG
- a CDS encoding FixH family protein encodes MLVAVAALMAGYPQDAHGQVRAKAAVTCVSAGQVLEYDCTIRLANARSGEPLSGLTVSVGADMPSMPGIHNVRPVKATEQAEKGVYQVRLELEMHGDWAVHIDLSGPMRDRVIAMLHFAEAEVTESSSGRNKR; translated from the coding sequence ATGCTTGTTGCCGTGGCGGCATTGATGGCCGGTTATCCGCAAGACGCGCACGGCCAGGTGCGCGCCAAGGCCGCTGTGACCTGCGTCTCGGCCGGGCAGGTGCTGGAGTACGACTGCACGATCAGGCTCGCGAACGCGCGCTCCGGCGAACCGCTCTCCGGGCTGACCGTATCCGTCGGAGCGGACATGCCCTCGATGCCCGGCATACACAACGTGCGCCCCGTGAAAGCGACTGAGCAGGCGGAGAAGGGCGTTTATCAGGTACGCCTTGAGCTTGAGATGCACGGCGACTGGGCGGTGCATATCGACCTGAGCGGGCCCATGCGCGACCGCGTGATTGCGATGCTGCATTTCGCGGAAGCGGAAGTCACCGAGTCGTCCTCGGGTCGGAACAAGCGCTGA
- a CDS encoding ABC transporter ATP-binding protein: MLDVSDLVTTYGKIEALKGVSLQVEGGKITCLLGPNGAGKTTLMMTIAGILRPRRGSIKLGGVELVGLSPAKIVSRGIALVPENRLVFPEMSVRENLLAGAYQRRDKSEIADDMERMYARFPRLKERREQLAGTLSGGEQQMLAVARALMSRPRVLLMDEPSLGLAPLVVAEIFDIVAALNRDGTTILLVEQNAHMALKVAHQFFLMEQGRVTFRGTPGQLAEDEVIQRAYLGARRAAR, translated from the coding sequence ATGCTGGACGTGTCGGACCTCGTGACGACTTACGGTAAGATCGAAGCGCTCAAGGGCGTGTCGCTGCAGGTCGAGGGCGGGAAGATCACCTGCCTGCTCGGACCGAACGGCGCCGGCAAGACGACCCTGATGATGACCATCGCCGGAATTCTCAGACCCCGGCGCGGCTCGATCAAGCTCGGAGGTGTCGAGCTGGTCGGGCTGTCGCCCGCGAAAATCGTCTCGCGCGGCATCGCGCTGGTGCCGGAGAACCGGCTGGTCTTCCCCGAGATGTCGGTGCGCGAGAACCTGCTGGCGGGGGCATACCAGCGCAGGGACAAGAGCGAGATCGCCGACGACATGGAGCGCATGTACGCGCGCTTTCCGCGACTGAAGGAGCGGAGGGAACAGCTTGCCGGCACGTTGTCCGGCGGCGAACAGCAGATGCTGGCGGTTGCTCGCGCATTGATGTCGCGCCCTCGCGTGCTGTTGATGGACGAGCCCTCGCTCGGACTCGCGCCCCTTGTCGTGGCGGAGATCTTCGATATCGTCGCTGCGCTCAATCGCGACGGCACCACCATTCTGCTGGTGGAGCAAAATGCACACATGGCCCTGAAGGTGGCGCACCAGTTTTTCCTGATGGAGCAGGGCCGCGTCACCTTCCGGGGCACGCCCGGCCAGCTGGCGGAGGACGAGGTGATCCAGCGGGCCTATCTCGGTGCCCGCCGCGCCGCTCGATGA
- a CDS encoding ABC transporter ATP-binding protein → MLDLQGIAKHFGGVHAVDGVDLTVKRGEILGLIGPNGSGKSTIVNLVSGLFPLTSGRILFDGDDISDLPSHARVGLGIARTFQNIRLFGQLSVWQNLWVAQNSRLQRQEMFFTRWFGGSAGVQAEIERTLEFFDLAHKRHELAANLSFGEQRRLEFARAISAKPSLLLLDEPAAGMNAEEVDQLDARIRKMRDDGFTVLLIEHHVELVMSVADRIAVLNFGRKIAEGPPAAVQDDAAVREAYLGTR, encoded by the coding sequence GTGCTTGACCTTCAGGGCATCGCCAAGCATTTCGGCGGCGTCCACGCGGTGGACGGAGTAGATCTGACCGTGAAGCGCGGCGAGATTCTCGGCCTCATTGGGCCGAACGGCTCGGGCAAGAGCACGATCGTCAACCTGGTCTCAGGCCTGTTTCCATTGACCTCAGGCCGGATTCTCTTCGATGGCGACGATATCTCGGACCTGCCGTCCCATGCGCGGGTGGGCCTCGGCATCGCACGAACCTTCCAGAATATCCGGCTGTTCGGGCAACTGTCGGTCTGGCAGAACCTCTGGGTCGCGCAGAACTCCCGCCTGCAGCGGCAGGAAATGTTCTTCACGCGCTGGTTCGGCGGCTCCGCGGGCGTGCAGGCGGAAATCGAGCGAACGCTCGAATTCTTCGACCTTGCGCACAAACGCCACGAGCTCGCTGCCAATCTATCCTTCGGCGAGCAGCGGCGGCTGGAATTCGCCCGCGCCATTTCCGCCAAACCCAGCCTTCTGCTGCTCGACGAGCCGGCAGCGGGCATGAATGCCGAAGAGGTGGATCAGCTCGATGCCCGCATCCGCAAGATGCGCGATGACGGGTTTACGGTCCTGTTGATCGAGCATCACGTCGAGCTGGTTATGTCGGTCGCTGACCGGATCGCCGTTCTGAACTTCGGTCGCAAGATCGCCGAGGGGCCGCCGGCTGCCGTGCAGGACGATGCCGCCGTGCGCGAAGCCTATCTCGGCACGCGGTGA
- a CDS encoding ABC transporter substrate-binding protein has protein sequence MRIVSIAAAALLAGMTTSLSGGALAQERTVKITGFGAKSGVVRVFGVNSEAAMKAAAEQINKAGGVTLGDGAKAKLSVEFLDDRCNAEEGISVIRRIASTDAFVAIGPTCSNVAESLFGILQKKVGDASDSGLQFPVFADVAAKGGLAAISEWAFRNVPSELEMYKSLFAWLKREHPNLKTIYGGVEKDFAHSNATYGVMKKQAEENGFQVLGTGEWLLNDTTFSTQVREMRRANPEIVAISAHPFTTCGVLREMDRQGVKPKLLIGLTSSSSIETLQGCAKQAEGIIIPTSFAPVTPEAKAAADNVSKQGGSMDLHSAAAYEIMFILKDVIESQKIMAKPDTVQADRNKMRQGLAALKETKGLLGTVGRTNDREAIKPYLYVHAKDGSWQVLHKPSS, from the coding sequence ATGAGAATTGTCAGTATTGCGGCTGCCGCGCTGCTTGCCGGCATGACGACCAGCCTTTCCGGCGGCGCTCTGGCCCAGGAGCGTACCGTCAAGATCACCGGCTTCGGCGCCAAATCCGGCGTCGTCCGCGTGTTCGGCGTCAACAGCGAGGCGGCGATGAAGGCGGCCGCCGAGCAGATCAACAAGGCGGGCGGCGTCACCCTGGGTGACGGCGCGAAAGCGAAGCTTTCGGTCGAATTCCTCGATGATCGCTGCAACGCCGAGGAGGGAATCTCCGTCATCCGCCGCATCGCTTCGACGGATGCCTTTGTGGCGATCGGGCCGACTTGCTCGAACGTTGCCGAGTCGCTATTCGGCATCCTGCAGAAGAAGGTGGGCGATGCCTCCGACAGCGGACTGCAATTTCCTGTTTTCGCCGACGTAGCTGCCAAGGGCGGCCTCGCCGCGATTTCCGAGTGGGCGTTTCGCAACGTCCCGAGTGAGCTCGAAATGTACAAGTCGCTGTTCGCGTGGCTGAAGCGGGAGCATCCCAATCTGAAGACGATCTACGGCGGCGTCGAAAAGGACTTTGCGCATTCGAATGCCACCTACGGCGTGATGAAGAAGCAGGCCGAGGAGAACGGCTTCCAAGTGCTCGGGACCGGCGAGTGGCTGCTGAACGACACGACCTTCTCGACGCAGGTGCGCGAAATGCGCCGTGCCAATCCGGAGATTGTCGCCATTTCCGCCCACCCATTCACGACCTGCGGGGTGCTGCGCGAGATGGACCGCCAGGGCGTGAAGCCGAAACTCCTGATCGGCCTGACCAGTTCGTCCAGCATTGAGACGTTGCAGGGTTGCGCCAAACAGGCGGAAGGCATCATCATACCGACCAGCTTTGCGCCCGTCACCCCGGAGGCGAAAGCCGCGGCCGACAACGTCTCCAAGCAAGGCGGCAGCATGGATCTGCACAGCGCGGCGGCCTACGAGATCATGTTCATCCTCAAGGACGTGATCGAGAGCCAGAAGATCATGGCAAAGCCCGATACCGTGCAGGCCGACCGCAACAAGATGCGTCAGGGGTTGGCCGCGTTGAAGGAAACAAAAGGGCTGCTCGGCACGGTTGGGCGCACCAACGACCGCGAGGCGATCAAGCCGTACCTCTACGTGCATGCGAAGGACGGGAGTTGGCAGGTCCTCCACAAGCCTTCGTCGTGA